From Cellulomonas oligotrophica, a single genomic window includes:
- a CDS encoding CDP-alcohol phosphatidyltransferase family protein: MSSRVLTVPNIISGTRLLLVPVFAVLVGQGHDAWALVVVAASGASDWLDGVLARRMHQVTRLGQMLDPAADRLFILVTLLALAWRDVVPVWLVLVLVVRDVVLAVMLVVLARAGFAPLPVHMAGKAGTFALLYAFPLLLLSEWPAPVGAVAGVLGWACALWGVGLYWFAGALYLAQAASVLGARTRAA, from the coding sequence ATGAGCTCTCGCGTGCTCACGGTGCCGAACATCATCAGCGGGACGCGGCTGCTGCTCGTCCCGGTCTTCGCCGTCCTCGTCGGGCAGGGCCACGACGCCTGGGCGCTGGTCGTGGTCGCCGCGTCGGGCGCGTCGGACTGGCTCGACGGCGTGCTGGCCCGCCGCATGCACCAGGTCACGCGCCTCGGGCAGATGCTCGACCCCGCGGCCGACCGCCTCTTCATCCTCGTCACGCTCCTCGCCCTGGCCTGGCGCGACGTCGTCCCCGTGTGGCTCGTCCTCGTGCTCGTCGTCCGCGACGTCGTGCTGGCCGTGATGCTCGTCGTCCTGGCCCGCGCGGGCTTCGCCCCGCTGCCGGTGCACATGGCCGGCAAGGCCGGCACGTTCGCCCTGCTGTACGCGTTCCCGCTGCTGCTGCTCTCGGAGTGGCCCGCACCGGTGGGCGCCGTCGCCGGCGTGCTCGGCTGGGCGTGCGCGCTGTGGGGAGTCGGCCTGTACTGGTTCGCCGGCGCCCTCTACCTCGCGCAGGCGGCCTCCGTCCTGGGCGCGCGGACGAGGGCGGCATGA
- a CDS encoding bifunctional nuclease family protein, which produces MDAEPELVRVEVVGVRTHLSDDEIVVLLLDPDSSLVVPILIGPTEASAIAAAQAGIVPPRPMTHDLLRDALVAAGEPVHRVEITSLEEGVFHAALVLAGGQHVDSRASDAIAVALRFGCPVLCSAEVVAVAGVEVRPAATEDDVAQFREFLDHVTPEDFETGREPGAGPGIEPRGPNG; this is translated from the coding sequence GTGGACGCCGAACCGGAGCTCGTGCGGGTCGAGGTCGTCGGGGTGCGGACGCACCTGTCGGACGACGAGATCGTCGTGCTCCTGCTCGACCCGGACTCGTCGCTGGTGGTGCCGATCCTCATCGGTCCGACCGAGGCGTCGGCGATCGCGGCGGCCCAGGCGGGGATCGTGCCGCCGCGGCCGATGACGCACGACCTGCTGCGCGACGCGCTGGTGGCGGCGGGGGAGCCGGTGCACCGGGTCGAGATCACGAGCCTGGAGGAGGGTGTGTTCCACGCGGCGCTGGTCCTCGCGGGCGGGCAGCACGTCGACTCGCGGGCGTCGGACGCGATCGCGGTGGCGCTGCGCTTCGGGTGCCCGGTGCTGTGCTCGGCGGAGGTGGTGGCGGTCGCCGGCGTGGAGGTGCGGCCCGCGGCCACGGAGGACGACGTCGCGCAGTTCCGGGAGTTCCTCGACCACGTGACGCCGGAGGACTTCGAGACGGGGCGCGAGCCGGGTGCGGGTCCGGGGATCGAGCCGCGGGGGCCGAACGGGTGA
- a CDS encoding substrate-binding domain-containing protein, which yields MRRTIGVLSPVVGGFYFGALIGGVARAARAAGHRVVAVQTYPAGLDRERYPDGSVLDTPVALGAVDGLVVVARALSGERLAAVREWGIPVVLVSEDPAHPDDPVVVPDNDGGVRAAIDHLLEHGHRAIGFVGHLGQRDMRERHDAYRAAMAAHGIDAPDAWWYEASDNQEQGGADAAARMLAAGVPTTAVVAATDRNAIGLIRALRSHGLVLPRDQAVVGFDHADSGARVTPRLSTVDAHYGRVGEHAVELLLARLHGDDVAPGEHRVPAGLVLRESCGCTEVARHAGADSDDQGWTSRVRRLADAAFAGPVGTGGTRRPTGQDPREAWWRALCEPLEAAAERGTAAPGAVLGRLADLTAALQPHPEALEQVVATLRAVEQDLTAALPAQHDRHADAVRRTVTDVLLAVTKGATRAMLARSGQLERTIVDQYEVDMDLLRGDASPRALGWLPRGIRGHACLGLWVGTDRGPGDREIEVVGVHDTSGTLARLVGVRTTASQFPPAALTRAGAVGTNELTFVVPVTFGGGDWGLLAIDGTVETRATQPRDRFNHWAALLAVALDQERLLASLREQRKALEQAAARERSLADTLRESEERYALASMAAHDGTWDWDVSAGTVYYSPRWKQTLGYADDVIGDRPAEWLERVHPADRDEVSAAIAAQLAGCGTPLELEHRVRTWTGDYRWMMCRAVTVLDDAGCPARLVGTLVDVTERKEAEIALQRDALHDPETGLVNRLLFLDRLGAALLRTRRSPAYDCAVAVVRVLPAPAGRLPAPRDPDVGHRADAQHLDVHREVVRQLRRPLREGDTTARIGEDDFAVLVDDVTTGLPERVAELLAGLRREFGSRVAVGTLPSVRHLQTPADVLREADIVLLRGQSAADRARAALHR from the coding sequence GTGCGCCGCACCATCGGTGTGCTGTCGCCCGTGGTGGGCGGGTTCTACTTCGGTGCGCTGATCGGGGGCGTCGCCCGAGCGGCACGCGCCGCCGGGCACCGCGTCGTCGCCGTGCAGACCTACCCCGCGGGCCTGGACCGCGAGCGCTACCCCGACGGGTCGGTGCTCGACACCCCCGTCGCGCTCGGCGCGGTCGACGGGCTCGTGGTCGTCGCCCGGGCCCTGTCGGGCGAGCGCCTCGCCGCGGTGCGCGAGTGGGGGATCCCCGTCGTCCTGGTCTCCGAGGACCCTGCGCACCCCGACGACCCCGTGGTCGTGCCCGACAACGACGGAGGCGTGCGCGCCGCGATCGACCACCTCCTCGAGCACGGGCACCGGGCGATCGGCTTCGTCGGGCACCTCGGGCAGCGCGACATGCGCGAGCGCCACGACGCCTACCGGGCCGCGATGGCCGCCCACGGCATCGACGCTCCCGACGCGTGGTGGTACGAGGCGTCGGACAACCAGGAGCAGGGCGGCGCCGACGCCGCGGCGCGCATGCTCGCCGCCGGCGTCCCCACGACCGCCGTCGTGGCCGCGACCGACCGCAACGCGATCGGCCTCATCCGGGCGCTGCGCTCGCACGGCCTGGTCCTCCCGCGCGACCAGGCCGTCGTCGGGTTCGACCACGCCGACTCCGGCGCCCGCGTCACGCCCCGCCTGTCCACGGTCGACGCGCACTACGGGCGGGTGGGGGAGCACGCCGTGGAGCTGCTGCTCGCACGCCTGCACGGCGACGACGTGGCGCCCGGCGAGCACCGCGTGCCCGCCGGCCTGGTGCTGCGCGAGTCCTGCGGGTGCACCGAGGTCGCCCGGCACGCCGGCGCCGACTCCGACGACCAGGGCTGGACCTCCCGCGTGCGGCGCCTCGCCGACGCCGCGTTCGCCGGTCCCGTCGGCACCGGCGGCACCCGCCGCCCGACCGGCCAGGACCCCCGTGAGGCCTGGTGGCGCGCGCTGTGCGAACCGCTCGAGGCCGCCGCCGAGCGGGGCACCGCCGCGCCGGGCGCCGTCCTCGGCCGCCTCGCCGACCTCACCGCCGCCCTGCAGCCGCACCCCGAGGCCCTCGAGCAGGTCGTGGCGACCCTGCGGGCCGTCGAGCAGGACCTCACCGCCGCCCTACCCGCGCAGCACGACCGGCACGCCGACGCCGTGCGCCGCACCGTCACCGACGTCCTGCTGGCCGTGACCAAGGGCGCCACGCGGGCCATGCTCGCCCGCAGCGGCCAGCTCGAGCGGACCATCGTCGACCAGTACGAGGTCGACATGGACCTGCTGCGCGGCGACGCGAGCCCCCGTGCCCTCGGCTGGCTGCCCCGCGGCATCCGCGGCCACGCGTGCCTGGGCCTGTGGGTGGGCACGGACCGGGGTCCCGGCGACCGCGAGATCGAGGTCGTCGGCGTCCACGACACGTCCGGCACCCTCGCCCGGCTCGTCGGCGTGCGGACCACCGCCAGCCAGTTCCCGCCCGCGGCCCTGACGCGAGCGGGCGCCGTCGGCACCAACGAGCTCACGTTCGTCGTGCCCGTCACCTTCGGCGGCGGGGACTGGGGGCTGCTCGCGATCGACGGGACCGTCGAGACGCGCGCCACCCAGCCCCGTGACCGCTTCAACCACTGGGCCGCGCTCCTGGCCGTCGCGCTCGACCAGGAGCGGCTCCTGGCGTCGCTGCGCGAGCAGCGCAAGGCGCTCGAGCAGGCCGCGGCCCGCGAACGGTCCCTCGCCGACACGCTGCGCGAGAGCGAGGAGCGCTACGCGCTGGCGTCGATGGCCGCCCACGACGGCACCTGGGACTGGGACGTGTCCGCCGGCACCGTCTACTACTCACCGCGGTGGAAGCAGACCCTCGGCTACGCCGACGACGTGATCGGGGACCGCCCCGCCGAGTGGCTCGAACGCGTCCACCCGGCCGACCGCGACGAGGTGTCCGCGGCGATCGCCGCCCAGCTCGCCGGGTGCGGCACGCCCCTGGAGCTCGAGCACCGCGTCCGCACGTGGACCGGCGACTACCGGTGGATGATGTGCCGCGCCGTCACCGTGCTCGACGACGCCGGCTGCCCGGCCCGCCTCGTCGGCACGCTCGTCGACGTGACCGAGCGCAAGGAGGCGGAGATCGCCCTGCAGCGCGACGCCCTGCACGACCCCGAGACGGGCCTCGTCAACCGCCTGCTGTTCCTCGACCGCCTCGGGGCCGCGCTGCTGCGCACCCGCCGCTCGCCCGCGTACGACTGCGCCGTGGCCGTGGTCCGGGTGCTGCCCGCACCGGCGGGCCGGCTGCCCGCGCCCCGCGACCCCGACGTCGGGCACCGCGCCGACGCCCAGCACCTGGACGTCCACCGTGAGGTCGTGCGGCAGCTGCGCCGCCCCCTGCGCGAGGGCGACACCACGGCCCGCATCGGCGAGGACGACTTCGCCGTCCTCGTCGACGACGTCACCACCGGCCTGCCCGAACGCGTCGCCGAGCTGCTCGCCGGCCTGCGCCGGGAGTTCGGGTCGCGCGTCGCCGTCGGGACCCTGCCCAGCGTGCGGCACCTGCAGACCCCGGCCGACGTGCTGCGCGAGGCCGACATCGTGCTGCTGCGGGGCCAGAGCGCGGCCGACCGGGCCCGCGCCGCCCTGCACCGCTGA
- a CDS encoding DUF881 domain-containing protein, whose protein sequence is MTRPAADEPPAQSTPTPVPQDGTVAADDVTPLDAPSPGAPVADGPDLLDGTDLLDGTDPAEPVAAPEPSDPVDATVPVAPAGAREHEGGAAASSVDSTPPPDDLAPDDPEHDDLEHDDLTPTGSVPDAPAATGDDAPRPGAWTTLGRAMRPSASKGQLLAAALCALLGFALVVQLRQSDESQLGSLRQNDLVRLLDETTTRADELSREAVELERERDDLVSGTDSQQAALDAARRNATTQGILTGRLPAVGPGVRITLTETSGPIRPVTMLHVLEELRNAGAEAIQINDTRVVASSAFTGTAGEVVLDGALLEPPYRWLVIGDPDTMATALEIPGGAIAAVRLDGGSGSVEQLEDVEVDAVVDVPEPLYATPVPVEGS, encoded by the coding sequence ATGACCAGACCCGCAGCCGACGAGCCGCCCGCCCAGAGCACCCCGACGCCGGTGCCCCAGGACGGGACGGTCGCAGCGGACGACGTGACGCCGCTGGACGCCCCGAGCCCCGGCGCCCCGGTTGCCGACGGGCCGGACCTCCTGGACGGCACCGATCTGCTGGACGGCACCGACCCCGCCGAGCCCGTGGCCGCACCGGAGCCCTCGGACCCCGTCGACGCGACCGTGCCCGTGGCGCCCGCCGGCGCGCGAGAGCACGAGGGCGGTGCCGCGGCCTCCTCCGTCGACAGCACGCCCCCGCCGGACGACCTCGCCCCGGACGACCCCGAGCACGACGACCTCGAGCACGACGACCTCACGCCGACCGGCTCCGTGCCGGACGCCCCGGCGGCCACGGGCGACGACGCGCCGCGGCCCGGGGCGTGGACGACGCTCGGCCGGGCCATGCGGCCGTCGGCGAGCAAGGGCCAGCTGCTCGCGGCGGCGCTGTGCGCGCTGCTCGGCTTCGCGCTGGTGGTCCAGCTGCGCCAGTCCGACGAGTCCCAGCTGGGGTCGCTGCGGCAGAACGACCTCGTGCGCCTGCTCGACGAGACCACGACGCGTGCCGACGAGCTCAGCCGCGAGGCGGTCGAGCTCGAGCGTGAGCGCGACGACCTGGTGTCGGGCACGGACAGCCAGCAGGCGGCCCTGGACGCGGCCCGCCGCAACGCCACCACGCAGGGGATCCTCACGGGGCGGCTGCCGGCCGTGGGGCCGGGGGTGCGGATCACGCTGACCGAGACCAGCGGGCCGATCCGTCCGGTGACGATGCTGCACGTGCTGGAGGAGCTGCGGAACGCGGGCGCGGAGGCCATCCAGATCAACGACACCCGGGTGGTGGCGAGCAGCGCGTTCACCGGCACGGCGGGGGAGGTCGTGCTGGACGGCGCGCTGCTCGAGCCGCCGTACCGGTGGCTGGTGATCGGCGACCCGGACACGATGGCCACGGCGCTGGAGATCCCCGGGGGCGCGATCGCCGCGGTGCGCCTCGACGGCGGCAGCGGCTCGGTCGAGCAGCTCGAGGACGTCGAGGTCGACGCGGTCGTGGACGTGCCCGAGCCGCTGTACGCGACGCCCGTCCCGGTCGAGGGTTCCTGA
- a CDS encoding DUF881 domain-containing protein, which translates to MSRRHVVAPPRRAADESMTLINAVYERPLDPGYQEAARRKELGLAPPRTLTATSGLLALALVLGAGGTAAAVALRRPVAAVTEARALLEEQILTRGAQVERLSATNAALNAEISALQTEAARSADPTLLAELQQDAVAAGSVPVQGPGLQVVLTDGTDDTQDPDLRVQDVDLQVLVNGLWAAGAEAVSINDARLTSTSAIRSAGAAVLVDLTPLSSPYTVLAVGDGVDLQTGLARTSAGQHLATLQQRYRIGVDVSARDDLDLPASAQIVLRHARPPEVAPAATPTSPAGTGGPSAARVGPAAPDVAWSGRPGGQEQR; encoded by the coding sequence ATGAGCCGCCGGCACGTCGTCGCCCCGCCCCGGCGGGCCGCCGACGAGTCGATGACGCTCATCAACGCCGTCTACGAGCGCCCCCTGGACCCCGGCTACCAGGAGGCCGCCCGCCGCAAGGAGCTCGGCCTCGCACCGCCGCGCACCCTGACGGCCACCAGCGGCCTGCTCGCCCTCGCGCTCGTGCTCGGCGCCGGCGGGACCGCGGCCGCGGTCGCGCTGCGCCGCCCCGTCGCCGCCGTCACCGAGGCCCGCGCCCTCCTCGAGGAGCAGATCCTCACCCGCGGCGCCCAGGTCGAGCGGCTCAGCGCCACCAACGCCGCCCTCAACGCCGAGATCTCCGCGCTGCAGACCGAGGCCGCCCGCTCGGCGGACCCGACGCTGCTCGCCGAGCTGCAGCAGGACGCCGTCGCCGCCGGGTCGGTCCCCGTGCAGGGGCCCGGGCTGCAGGTCGTCCTCACCGACGGCACCGACGACACCCAGGACCCGGACCTGCGCGTCCAGGACGTCGACCTGCAGGTCCTCGTCAACGGGCTCTGGGCCGCGGGCGCCGAGGCCGTGTCGATCAACGACGCCCGCCTGACCTCGACGTCCGCGATCCGCTCCGCCGGCGCTGCCGTCCTCGTGGACCTCACGCCCCTGAGCAGCCCGTACACCGTCCTGGCCGTCGGCGACGGCGTCGACCTGCAGACCGGCCTGGCCCGCACGTCCGCCGGCCAGCACCTGGCCACCCTGCAGCAGCGCTACCGCATCGGCGTCGACGTCTCCGCCCGCGACGACCTCGACCTGCCCGCCAGCGCCCAGATCGTCCTGCGGCACGCCCGCCCGCCGGAGGTCGCGCCGGCCGCGACGCCGACGAGCCCGGCGGGGACCGGCGGCCCGTCCGCGGCGAGGGTTGGGCCCGCCGCACCCGATGTGGCATGGTCGGGGCGACCCGGAGGACAGGAGCAACGGTGA
- the ftsR gene encoding transcriptional regulator FtsR, translating into MSGAGAQRVEEPAEGVEPVAPGEPWPRGISRRASMRISDVLAALRLEFPAVTTSKLRFLEEQGLVEPVRTPAGYRQYSPADLERLRYVLRQQRDRYLPLKVISEQLAALDAGAEDGAVPRARLATADGVAAAPGRLTSERLAQDAGVDAAFIDELVAQGVLRPGPRGVFDAWARDVVVAAAALAEHGIDARHLRAFRSAADRQVDLVEQVVAPWRGQRAVSARGRAGTLAAEVGELCVQMHTALVRSAVADLAP; encoded by the coding sequence ATGAGCGGTGCAGGGGCCCAGCGGGTCGAGGAGCCGGCCGAGGGCGTCGAGCCGGTCGCGCCCGGGGAGCCGTGGCCGCGGGGGATCTCCCGGCGTGCGTCGATGCGGATCTCCGACGTGCTGGCCGCGCTGCGCCTGGAGTTCCCGGCGGTGACGACGTCGAAGCTGCGCTTCCTGGAGGAGCAGGGCCTGGTGGAGCCGGTGCGGACCCCGGCGGGCTACCGGCAGTACTCGCCGGCAGACCTCGAGCGGCTGCGCTACGTGCTGCGCCAGCAGCGTGACCGGTACCTGCCGCTGAAGGTGATCTCGGAGCAGCTGGCCGCGCTGGACGCGGGTGCCGAGGACGGTGCGGTGCCGCGGGCGCGGCTGGCGACGGCCGACGGTGTCGCGGCGGCGCCGGGCCGGCTGACGTCGGAGCGGCTGGCGCAGGACGCGGGCGTCGACGCGGCGTTCATCGACGAGCTGGTGGCGCAGGGTGTGCTGCGGCCGGGCCCGCGGGGCGTGTTCGACGCGTGGGCGCGGGACGTGGTCGTGGCGGCCGCGGCGCTCGCCGAGCACGGGATCGACGCGCGGCACCTGCGGGCGTTCCGGTCGGCCGCCGACCGGCAGGTGGACCTGGTGGAGCAGGTCGTGGCGCCGTGGCGCGGGCAGCGGGCCGTCTCGGCGCGGGGCCGGGCGGGCACGCTGGCGGCCGAGGTGGGGGAGCTGTGCGTCCAGATGCACACGGCCCTGGTGCGGTCGGCCGTGGCGGACCTCGCCCCCTGA
- a CDS encoding DEAD/DEAH box helicase: MSDTLHSALPTDAPVVPAPEVPSFADLGLDPDLLDAVLGLGFTTPTPVQARTIPALLGGRDVVGVAQTGTGKTAAFGLPLLQAVDAGVAGVQALVLTPTRELAMQVADALESFASHVEGLQVVPVYGGSPYVPQQRALKRGAQVVVGTPGRVIDHLDRGSLRLDGLKVLVLDEADEMLRMGFAEDVERVLQSSPERRQVALFSATMPDQIRRVAARHLSNPVEVSVTRQSSTVTAVKQSYAVVPHQHKTAALQRVLAITDAPATIVFVRTREAAEEVGHALVRHGVAAAHISGDVAQSDRERIVERLRGGSLDVLVATDVAARGLDVERIGLVVNMDLPREAEAYVHRIGRTGRAGRTGEALTFVTPSERGRLRNIERTIRTSLVEATLPTPAQVASHQVERLLARTPERLGADLRVQRDAVAAHLAANPELDVTDLLAAVLAIAVGGDKPTGDDLDDALVRARHESTHRASDVRAGGPRRRPTSNGPSGRARYRVAVGHRDGLQPGALVGALTGEGGLNGKDVGKIDIFGSFALVDIPAGLTPEAFEKLAQTRVAGRPLRIREDTGPRGEREPRTGRPEVGSRPHR; encoded by the coding sequence ATGAGCGACACGCTGCACTCTGCCCTGCCCACCGACGCCCCGGTCGTCCCCGCCCCCGAGGTCCCGAGCTTCGCGGACCTGGGCCTGGACCCCGACCTGCTCGACGCCGTCCTCGGCCTCGGCTTCACCACCCCCACGCCGGTGCAGGCACGCACCATCCCCGCGCTGCTCGGCGGCCGCGACGTCGTCGGCGTCGCGCAGACCGGCACCGGCAAGACCGCCGCCTTCGGCCTGCCCCTGCTGCAGGCCGTCGACGCCGGCGTCGCCGGGGTCCAGGCCCTCGTGCTCACCCCGACGCGCGAGCTCGCAATGCAGGTCGCCGACGCGCTGGAGTCCTTCGCGTCGCACGTCGAGGGCCTGCAGGTCGTGCCCGTGTACGGCGGCTCCCCCTACGTGCCGCAGCAGCGGGCGCTCAAGCGCGGTGCGCAGGTCGTCGTCGGGACCCCCGGCCGCGTGATCGACCACCTCGACCGCGGCTCCCTGCGCCTGGACGGCCTGAAGGTCCTCGTCCTCGACGAGGCCGACGAGATGCTGCGGATGGGCTTCGCGGAGGACGTCGAGCGCGTCCTGCAGTCCTCGCCCGAGCGTCGTCAGGTCGCGCTGTTCTCGGCCACCATGCCGGACCAGATCCGCCGCGTCGCGGCCCGCCACCTGTCGAACCCCGTCGAGGTGTCGGTCACCCGGCAGTCCTCGACGGTCACCGCCGTCAAGCAGTCGTACGCGGTGGTCCCCCACCAGCACAAGACCGCCGCGCTGCAGCGTGTCCTGGCGATCACCGACGCCCCGGCGACCATCGTGTTCGTGCGGACCCGCGAGGCGGCCGAGGAGGTCGGGCACGCGCTGGTGCGCCACGGCGTGGCCGCGGCGCACATCTCCGGCGACGTCGCCCAGTCCGACCGTGAGCGCATCGTCGAGCGTCTGCGCGGCGGCTCGCTCGACGTGCTCGTGGCCACGGACGTCGCCGCCCGCGGCCTGGACGTCGAGCGCATCGGGCTCGTGGTCAACATGGACCTGCCCCGTGAGGCGGAGGCGTACGTCCACCGCATCGGGCGCACCGGTCGTGCCGGTCGCACGGGCGAGGCGCTGACGTTCGTCACGCCGAGCGAGCGGGGCCGGCTGCGGAACATCGAGCGCACGATCCGCACCAGCCTCGTCGAGGCGACCCTGCCGACGCCCGCCCAGGTCGCGTCGCACCAGGTCGAGCGTCTGCTGGCGCGCACCCCGGAGCGTCTGGGCGCCGACCTGCGCGTGCAGCGTGACGCCGTCGCGGCCCACCTGGCGGCGAACCCGGAGCTGGACGTCACCGACCTGCTCGCGGCGGTCCTCGCGATCGCCGTCGGCGGCGACAAGCCGACGGGTGACGACCTGGACGACGCGCTGGTGCGTGCCCGGCACGAGTCGACGCACCGTGCGTCGGACGTGCGTGCCGGTGGTCCCCGTCGGCGCCCGACCTCCAACGGTCCGAGCGGGCGTGCGCGGTACCGGGTCGCCGTCGGTCACCGCGACGGCCTGCAGCCGGGCGCCCTGGTCGGTGCGCTGACCGGTGAGGGCGGCCTCAACGGCAAGGACGTCGGCAAGATCGACATCTTCGGCAGCTTCGCGCTGGTCGACATCCCGGCAGGGCTGACGCCGGAGGCGTTCGAGAAGCTCGCGCAGACCCGGGTCGCGGGGCGTCCGCTGCGGATCCGTGAGGACACGGGCCCGCGTGGCGAGCGCGAGCCCCGGACGGGTCGTCCGGAGGTCGGCAGCCGCCCGCACCGCTGA
- a CDS encoding FHA domain-containing protein, which translates to MSDDQYAPLPVHRAEGPDTTMVFGAIGAVDAEIPAAAGLSAAEAAAVAALPPTSALLVMQRGPSAGARFLLDAERTTAGRSTQADIFLDDVTVSRKHAEFVREGGVFVVRDIGSLNGTYVNRTRIDQAALRAGDEVQIGKFRMTFHPSPHRGA; encoded by the coding sequence ATGAGCGACGACCAGTACGCCCCGCTGCCGGTGCACCGTGCCGAGGGGCCCGACACCACCATGGTGTTCGGTGCGATCGGCGCGGTCGACGCCGAGATCCCGGCTGCTGCCGGGCTGAGCGCGGCCGAGGCCGCCGCGGTCGCGGCGCTGCCGCCGACGTCAGCGCTGCTGGTGATGCAGCGCGGCCCGAGCGCCGGTGCGCGGTTCCTGCTCGACGCGGAGCGCACCACGGCCGGGCGCAGCACGCAGGCCGACATCTTCCTCGACGACGTCACGGTCTCGCGCAAGCACGCCGAGTTCGTGCGCGAGGGCGGCGTGTTCGTCGTGCGCGACATCGGCTCGCTGAACGGCACGTACGTCAACCGCACCCGGATCGACCAGGCCGCCCTCCGGGCGGGCGACGAGGTGCAGATCGGCAAGTTCCGCATGACGTTCCACCCGAGCCCGCACCGCGGTGCCTGA
- a CDS encoding CoA-binding protein: protein MTGSAAPGPAAPGGDVPPSGPPVDPPGRGVDVVGSLLGTPGTWAVVGLSTNPARAAHGVAAYLRRLGHEVVPVHPDAPVVAGVAGVRRLADLQVRPDVVDVFVNSARAGAVVDEAVAAGARAVWLQLGVRADDAVARARAAGVVVVEDRCPAIEGPRRGLG, encoded by the coding sequence ATGACCGGTTCCGCAGCACCGGGGCCTGCCGCCCCGGGAGGTGACGTGCCCCCGTCGGGCCCACCCGTCGACCCGCCCGGGCGGGGCGTCGACGTCGTCGGCTCCCTGCTCGGGACGCCGGGGACGTGGGCCGTGGTGGGGCTGTCGACGAACCCCGCGCGGGCGGCCCACGGCGTGGCCGCGTACCTGCGGCGGCTCGGGCACGAGGTCGTGCCGGTGCACCCGGACGCGCCGGTCGTGGCCGGGGTCGCCGGCGTGCGCCGGCTCGCTGACCTGCAGGTCAGGCCCGACGTCGTGGACGTGTTCGTCAACAGCGCCCGGGCCGGTGCGGTGGTCGACGAGGCGGTCGCGGCCGGCGCCCGGGCCGTGTGGCTGCAGCTGGGCGTGCGCGCCGACGACGCCGTCGCCCGGGCCAGGGCGGCGGGCGTGGTCGTCGTGGAGGACCGGTGCCCGGCGATCGAGGGCCCGCGCCGCGGCCTCGGCTGA
- a CDS encoding small basic family protein, translated as MIAVIGLVLGVVAGLLVEPTVPADLQPYLPIAVIAALDALFGGLRAFLDGIFDERVFLTSFLSNVVVAALIVFLGDQLGVGSQMTTAVIVVLGIRIFSNAASIRRHLFKA; from the coding sequence GTGATCGCGGTGATCGGCCTCGTGCTGGGTGTCGTCGCGGGCCTGCTCGTGGAGCCGACGGTGCCCGCCGACCTGCAGCCCTACCTGCCCATCGCGGTCATCGCGGCGCTCGACGCGCTCTTCGGCGGGCTGCGCGCCTTCCTCGACGGCATCTTCGACGAGCGGGTCTTCCTCACCTCGTTCCTGTCCAACGTCGTGGTCGCCGCCCTCATCGTGTTCCTCGGCGACCAGCTCGGCGTCGGCTCGCAGATGACCACCGCCGTGATCGTCGTGCTCGGGATCCGGATCTTCTCCAACGCCGCCTCGATCCGGCGGCACCTGTTCAAGGCATGA